One part of the Streptomyces sp. NBC_00286 genome encodes these proteins:
- a CDS encoding SigE family RNA polymerase sigma factor, giving the protein MTDSQGQPPDARRDFERFYAESVKRLITVVYTVTGDLGEAEDAVQEAYARAWPRWEQLVAQGDPTPWVRTVALRLAVSSWRRTRNRIRAHFRHGPPPDLPGLAPDHVALVAALRRLNPEQRRAVVLHHLLDLPVEEVARQTGSTSTAVRSRLMRARRVLSAHLTDSPDTPTARAGRTATAAQPRQEVLPHE; this is encoded by the coding sequence ATGACGGACAGCCAGGGGCAACCACCGGACGCACGCAGGGACTTCGAGCGCTTCTACGCCGAGAGCGTCAAGCGGCTCATCACCGTGGTGTACACCGTGACGGGCGACCTCGGCGAGGCGGAGGACGCGGTCCAGGAGGCGTACGCCAGGGCCTGGCCGCGGTGGGAGCAGCTGGTCGCACAAGGAGATCCGACGCCGTGGGTGCGCACGGTCGCCCTGCGCCTGGCCGTCAGCTCCTGGCGCAGGACCCGCAACAGGATCCGCGCCCACTTCCGGCACGGTCCGCCGCCCGACCTGCCCGGCCTCGCACCCGACCACGTCGCCCTGGTCGCCGCACTGCGTCGTCTCAACCCCGAACAGCGGCGCGCAGTGGTGCTGCACCATCTCCTCGATCTCCCGGTGGAGGAGGTCGCCCGCCAGACCGGGTCGACGAGCACGGCGGTACGCTCACGGCTCATGCGCGCACGCCGCGTCCTCAGCGCCCATCTCACCGACTCGCCGGACACGCCGACGGCACGAGCAGGCCGTACAGCGACCGCCGCACAGCCCCGGCAGGAGGTCCTCCCTCATGAATGA
- the murJ gene encoding murein biosynthesis integral membrane protein MurJ — protein MMLGSLASRATGFVRGAVVVAALGTALLGDAYNVANTVPNIVYILLIGGALNSVFVPELVRAAKEHTDGGAAYTDRLLTLCLAALTAITTLAVLAAPWVVSAYTDYTGAQRDLTVALARYCLPQILFYGVFTVLGQVLNARGRFGAMMWTPVLNNVIVIAVFGLYLVIARTASTASEVTDGQLLLLGLGSTAGIAVQALALLPSLRASGFRWRPRFDWRGSGLGRPVRAAVWTLLLVLVNQVAYWVVTRLSTSAGVRAVAEGVTEGVGYTAYSSAYQLWVVPQGIITVSLVTALLPRMSRAATDGDLPQVSAGLSRTLRTTAVAIVPAVFLFLVLAPQLAGLAYQYGQVSDADTRAIGWVLAAFAPGLAAFSAQYVLSRGFYALGDTRTPFLLTLVIAGVNAGLSAASYVLLPARWAVTGIAAAYAIACTAGLGCTALVLRRRLGRPLERVLGTHLRLGVACLPGTSLAYAVSGWSTDRLGGGLAGDASGLVLGAAVIGLSVVVLARPLRIPEVGELVAPLTRRFGASGRHRRGR, from the coding sequence ATGATGCTGGGTTCCCTGGCGTCGCGGGCCACCGGGTTCGTCCGCGGCGCGGTCGTGGTCGCCGCACTGGGCACGGCCCTGCTCGGCGACGCGTACAACGTCGCCAACACCGTGCCCAACATCGTCTACATCCTGCTGATCGGCGGAGCGCTCAACTCGGTGTTCGTGCCGGAGCTGGTGCGGGCGGCGAAGGAGCACACGGACGGTGGGGCCGCGTACACGGACCGGCTGCTCACGCTCTGCCTGGCCGCCCTGACCGCGATCACGACGCTCGCTGTCCTCGCCGCGCCCTGGGTCGTCTCCGCGTACACCGACTACACGGGCGCCCAGCGCGACCTCACCGTCGCGCTCGCCCGTTACTGCCTTCCGCAGATCCTCTTCTACGGCGTGTTCACCGTGCTCGGCCAGGTCCTCAACGCCCGCGGCCGGTTCGGGGCGATGATGTGGACCCCGGTCCTCAACAACGTCATCGTGATCGCGGTGTTCGGGCTGTACCTGGTGATCGCCCGCACCGCGAGCACGGCGAGCGAGGTCACGGACGGCCAGCTGCTCCTGCTCGGCCTGGGCAGTACGGCGGGTATCGCCGTCCAGGCGCTGGCACTGCTGCCGTCTCTGCGGGCGTCCGGGTTCCGGTGGCGGCCGCGGTTCGACTGGCGCGGATCGGGGCTCGGGCGGCCGGTGCGGGCCGCCGTGTGGACCCTGCTGTTGGTCCTGGTGAACCAGGTCGCGTACTGGGTGGTGACCCGGCTGTCCACGTCCGCCGGGGTGCGGGCCGTCGCCGAGGGCGTCACGGAGGGCGTCGGTTACACCGCGTACAGCAGCGCCTATCAGCTGTGGGTGGTGCCGCAGGGCATCATCACCGTCTCCCTGGTCACCGCGCTGCTGCCGCGGATGAGCCGGGCCGCCACCGACGGGGACCTGCCGCAGGTGAGCGCCGGCCTGTCCCGGACCCTGCGCACGACAGCGGTGGCGATCGTGCCCGCCGTGTTCCTCTTCCTGGTGCTCGCGCCCCAACTCGCCGGGCTCGCCTACCAGTACGGGCAGGTGAGCGACGCCGACACCCGGGCGATCGGCTGGGTACTGGCGGCGTTCGCACCCGGGCTGGCGGCCTTCTCCGCGCAGTACGTGCTCTCGCGCGGCTTCTACGCGCTCGGCGACACCCGTACGCCGTTCCTGCTGACCCTGGTCATCGCCGGCGTCAACGCGGGATTGTCCGCGGCCTCGTACGTCCTGCTGCCCGCGCGCTGGGCGGTCACCGGCATCGCGGCCGCGTATGCGATCGCCTGCACGGCGGGCCTGGGCTGCACCGCGCTGGTGCTGCGCCGCAGGCTGGGCCGTCCCCTGGAGCGGGTCCTCGGCACGCATCTGCGACTCGGCGTCGCGTGCCTGCCGGGGACCAGCCTGGCGTACGCGGTGAGCGGCTGGTCCACAGACCGGCTGGGCGGCGGCCTAGCAGGGGACGCCTCCGGCCTGGTGCTCGGCGCCGCCGTCATCGGCCTGTCGGTCGTGGTGTTGGCGCGTCCGCTGCGCATCCCCGAGGTCGGCGAGCTCGTTGCTCCGCTGACCCGCCGTTTTGGAGCGAGTGGCCGTCATAGGAGGGGGCGATGA
- a CDS encoding lipid II:glycine glycyltransferase FemX yields MAVTEAQMSEATHTRSHEVLTTTAEQHLGYLDSLPGQASFLQYPSWAAVKAGWKAERLGWFDSSGRQCGAAQVLYRQLPGTRRYFAYLPEGPVVDWADPRLPHLLQPLLDHLRSAGAFAVRMGPPLPYRRWNAATLKEAVGPGRRVGDVLPDLVDPVGAAVADRLRAAGWRRCGEEGDSGDAQPRYLFEVPLAGRGLDDLWAGLNQEWRRNIKKAAKADVEPCVGTADYLPEFYRLLQLTERRDGFRLGRSLDYFQRQYRELNGEEPGRMRLYLAWHDGAVLAAHTLIVAGRRAWYQTGASADHRREVRPSNALQWRMLRDAHALGAEVYDMRGVPDVLDPQERPFGLMRWKLGTGGQVVETLGEWELALEGAVNKTLHRAMQRYLARR; encoded by the coding sequence ATGGCCGTGACAGAGGCGCAGATGTCCGAAGCCACACACACCCGCAGCCACGAGGTGCTGACCACGACCGCCGAGCAGCACCTGGGGTATCTGGACTCTCTCCCCGGACAGGCGAGCTTCCTGCAGTACCCGTCCTGGGCCGCGGTGAAGGCAGGCTGGAAGGCGGAACGGCTCGGCTGGTTCGACAGCTCGGGACGCCAGTGCGGCGCGGCCCAGGTGCTGTACCGGCAACTGCCCGGAACCCGCCGGTACTTCGCCTACCTGCCGGAAGGGCCGGTGGTGGACTGGGCGGACCCGCGGCTGCCGCATCTGCTTCAGCCGCTGCTGGACCATCTCCGGTCGGCCGGTGCCTTCGCGGTGCGGATGGGGCCGCCGCTGCCGTACCGCCGCTGGAATGCCGCGACGCTCAAGGAGGCGGTCGGTCCCGGTCGCCGCGTCGGGGACGTACTGCCGGACCTCGTCGACCCGGTCGGCGCGGCCGTCGCGGACCGGCTGCGGGCGGCCGGATGGCGGCGCTGCGGAGAGGAGGGAGACTCCGGCGACGCACAGCCCCGCTACCTCTTCGAGGTGCCGCTCGCCGGCCGCGGCCTCGACGACCTGTGGGCGGGGCTGAACCAGGAGTGGCGGCGCAACATAAAGAAGGCGGCGAAGGCCGACGTCGAGCCCTGCGTCGGTACGGCCGACTATCTGCCGGAGTTCTACCGGCTGCTGCAGCTCACCGAGCGGCGCGACGGTTTCCGGCTCGGACGCTCGCTGGACTACTTCCAGCGCCAGTACCGGGAGCTCAACGGGGAGGAGCCTGGCCGCATGCGGTTGTACCTGGCGTGGCACGACGGGGCGGTGCTCGCCGCGCACACACTGATCGTGGCGGGGCGCCGGGCCTGGTACCAGACGGGGGCGTCCGCAGACCACCGCCGTGAGGTGCGGCCGAGCAACGCCCTGCAGTGGCGGATGCTCCGGGACGCGCACGCGCTCGGTGCCGAGGTGTACGACATGCGGGGCGTGCCCGACGTACTGGATCCGCAGGAGCGGCCGTTCGGCCTGATGCGTTGGAAGCTCGGAACGGGAGGCCAGGTCGTCGAAACGCTCGGTGAGTGGGAGCTGGCGCTTGAAGGCGCCGTCAACAAGACCCTGCACCGTGCCATGCAGAGGTATCTGGCACGGCGCTGA
- a CDS encoding TetR/AcrR family transcriptional regulator codes for MPKLWNETIEAHRRAVREAILNTTAELAAEQGLRSVTMSQIAEKAGIGRATLYKYFPDVEAILLAWHDRQITEHLGQLTEVRDQTDGADEQLEAVLRAFAHISRQSRGHHGTELSAFLHRDERVVQAQQQLRGMIRDLLAEGARTGVFRDDVAPDELAIYCLHALTAAAALPSEEAADRLVTVTLSGLRDGHPTPDDRKPTSRHEHHGRQAGQPGH; via the coding sequence GTGCCGAAGCTGTGGAACGAGACGATCGAGGCGCACCGCCGCGCCGTGCGCGAAGCGATCCTGAACACAACCGCGGAGCTGGCAGCCGAGCAGGGCCTGCGGTCGGTGACGATGTCGCAGATCGCCGAGAAGGCCGGCATCGGCCGGGCCACGCTGTACAAGTACTTCCCAGACGTCGAGGCGATCCTGCTCGCCTGGCACGACCGCCAGATCACCGAACACCTGGGACAGCTCACAGAGGTCCGCGATCAGACTGATGGAGCCGACGAACAACTCGAGGCGGTCCTGAGGGCGTTCGCTCACATCTCACGCCAGTCCCGCGGGCACCACGGCACCGAACTCTCGGCATTCCTTCACCGAGACGAGCGCGTCGTCCAAGCGCAGCAGCAGCTCCGCGGCATGATCCGGGACCTGCTGGCCGAGGGCGCGCGGACCGGCGTCTTCCGTGACGACGTCGCGCCCGACGAGCTGGCGATCTACTGCCTCCACGCCCTGACGGCCGCTGCCGCCCTGCCCTCCGAAGAGGCGGCCGACCGGCTCGTCACAGTGACCCTGTCCGGGCTGCGCGACGGGCACCCCACGCCGGACGACCGGAAGCCGACGAGCCGACACGAGCACCACGGCCGCCAGGCAGGGCAACCAGGCCACTGA
- a CDS encoding alpha/beta fold hydrolase, giving the protein MDITYQGSDGCPLYAVSVGAGPAVFLLHGGGPDHRSLLPLAGLLADRYRVVLPDVRGYGRSVCVDPARHTWSQYADDVRALMDHLGLSRAAVGGTGLGGTIALRAATAHPERIWAALVISLEDIEDDDAKQAEAELLERFAARVRSSGLGTAWSDLLPSLAPVIGNLVREAIPRADPASIVAACGIGRDRAFRSVDDLRAITVPTLIVPGADARHPGELAAAAVQVLPHGELAPAAPFGTVETAEELGRALAPAFKAFLDSHMPA; this is encoded by the coding sequence ATGGACATCACCTACCAGGGCAGCGATGGATGCCCCCTCTATGCGGTGAGCGTCGGAGCGGGTCCAGCGGTGTTCCTGCTGCACGGCGGCGGCCCGGATCATCGCAGCCTTCTGCCCCTGGCGGGTCTCCTGGCCGACCGCTACCGGGTCGTACTGCCGGACGTGCGCGGGTACGGCCGGTCGGTCTGCGTCGATCCAGCCCGCCACACGTGGTCCCAGTACGCCGACGATGTCCGTGCGCTGATGGACCATCTCGGACTGTCGCGGGCTGCAGTCGGTGGTACCGGTCTGGGCGGCACCATCGCATTGCGCGCCGCCACGGCCCACCCCGAGCGGATATGGGCGGCACTGGTGATCAGCCTGGAGGACATCGAGGACGACGATGCCAAGCAGGCCGAGGCCGAGCTGCTGGAACGGTTCGCCGCCCGCGTGCGGTCCAGCGGGCTCGGCACCGCGTGGAGTGATCTACTGCCGTCCCTGGCCCCCGTCATTGGGAACCTCGTACGCGAGGCCATTCCCCGCGCCGATCCCGCGAGCATCGTGGCCGCGTGCGGCATTGGTCGTGATCGGGCGTTCCGCAGTGTCGACGACCTGAGGGCCATCACCGTCCCGACCTTGATCGTGCCGGGCGCCGACGCACGACATCCCGGCGAACTCGCCGCGGCCGCCGTCCAGGTCCTGCCCCACGGCGAACTCGCGCCCGCGGCCCCGTTCGGCACGGTGGAAACAGCCGAGGAACTCGGGCGGGCACTCGCTCCCGCCTTCAAAGCCTTCCTCGATTCCCACATGCCGGCCTGA
- a CDS encoding F510_1955 family glycosylhydrolase: protein MTARPAVRPLLAMAGASISALVLAACGGGSSDADMTADASDSSEALSHVHGLGVDPADGRAYVATHSGLYTMAEGEKPKLVGDRKDDFMGFTITGENTFIASGHGAPGSDRPGNVGLIESKDAGRTWTSRSLSGEADFHSLESAKGTVYGYEGGRIRTSRDLKSWEDGATLEALDLAVSPNGGRLLATTAEGVVTSTDGGRTFAERAEPVQAFLSWPTEKSLFGIDPSGKLSSSADGGKTWKQLTAVPGGQPQALTAVNADHILAATQTGVHESRDGGKTFTELAPLTS, encoded by the coding sequence GTGACCGCACGCCCGGCTGTCCGCCCCCTGCTCGCCATGGCAGGCGCTTCGATCTCCGCCTTGGTCCTCGCCGCTTGCGGAGGCGGTTCCTCTGACGCGGACATGACGGCAGACGCATCCGACTCGTCGGAGGCTCTGTCTCATGTGCACGGCCTGGGTGTCGATCCCGCTGACGGACGTGCGTACGTCGCCACCCACAGCGGCCTGTACACCATGGCCGAGGGGGAGAAGCCGAAGCTCGTCGGCGACCGCAAGGACGACTTTATGGGCTTCACCATCACCGGTGAGAACACCTTCATCGCCAGCGGACATGGCGCCCCCGGTAGCGACCGTCCGGGCAATGTCGGCCTGATCGAGAGCAAGGACGCGGGCCGTACCTGGACGTCCCGGTCCTTGTCGGGAGAGGCCGACTTCCACTCCCTGGAGTCGGCCAAGGGCACGGTCTATGGATACGAGGGCGGCCGGATCCGGACGAGCAGGGACCTGAAGAGCTGGGAGGACGGCGCGACGCTGGAGGCCCTCGACCTCGCGGTGAGTCCCAACGGCGGCAGGCTGCTGGCCACCACCGCGGAGGGCGTCGTCACCAGTACCGACGGCGGGCGCACCTTTGCCGAGAGGGCCGAGCCAGTGCAGGCGTTCCTGTCCTGGCCCACGGAGAAGTCCCTGTTCGGCATCGACCCGTCCGGGAAGCTGAGCAGCAGCGCGGACGGTGGCAAAACGTGGAAGCAGCTTACGGCCGTGCCCGGCGGACAGCCCCAGGCCCTGACCGCTGTCAACGCCGACCACATCCTCGCCGCGACACAGACGGGCGTGCACGAGTCCCGCGACGGCGGCAAGACCTTCACCGAACTCGCGCCGCTCACGTCGTGA
- a CDS encoding C40 family peptidase, producing the protein MGTHRRPKPPSRARIATLGMAAGAVSLLPTQSQAAPNPTVDEVRKEVERLYEEAEAPTEEYNAVREKQKKLQREADQAQDRLARKQQEINELREEIGPLAAAQYRSGGVDPSVQLFLSGDPDNYLDQAQMLDRTSSRQAEALRTMQSKQREIAQERLAAQKRLKDLEETRTKAAKTKDEVQDKLAKARKLLNSLTAAQRAKMEADQEREDAAAGASDSPATYNGPASGRGKAALDFAYAQLGKPYEWGATGPNSYDCSGLTGAAWRAAGVSLPRTVQQQYDAGRKVAKSDLQPGDIIYWYNSTQHNGMYVGNGKAIHAPRTGKNVEIVPLDSMPFFAASRP; encoded by the coding sequence ATGGGAACGCACCGTCGGCCGAAGCCGCCCAGCCGCGCCCGGATCGCCACGCTCGGCATGGCCGCCGGCGCCGTCAGCCTCCTGCCGACGCAGAGCCAGGCGGCCCCCAACCCCACTGTGGACGAGGTCCGCAAGGAGGTGGAGCGGCTCTACGAGGAGGCCGAGGCCCCCACCGAGGAGTACAACGCCGTCCGCGAGAAGCAGAAGAAGCTGCAGCGCGAGGCCGACCAGGCGCAGGACCGGCTGGCCCGCAAGCAGCAGGAGATCAACGAACTGCGCGAGGAGATAGGCCCGTTGGCGGCCGCGCAGTACCGCAGCGGCGGCGTCGACCCGAGCGTGCAGCTCTTCCTGTCCGGCGACCCGGACAACTACCTCGACCAGGCCCAGATGCTCGACCGCACGAGCAGCCGACAGGCCGAAGCTTTGCGGACGATGCAGAGCAAGCAGCGCGAAATCGCGCAGGAGCGCTTGGCCGCCCAGAAGCGTCTGAAGGATCTGGAGGAGACGCGCACCAAGGCCGCGAAGACGAAGGACGAGGTCCAGGACAAGCTGGCGAAGGCGCGCAAGCTCCTCAACAGCCTGACTGCCGCCCAGCGCGCCAAGATGGAGGCCGATCAGGAGCGTGAGGACGCCGCCGCGGGCGCCAGCGACTCCCCGGCGACGTACAACGGCCCGGCCAGCGGCCGCGGCAAGGCCGCACTCGACTTCGCGTACGCGCAGCTCGGCAAGCCTTACGAGTGGGGCGCGACCGGCCCCAACTCCTACGACTGCTCGGGCCTGACCGGCGCCGCCTGGCGCGCGGCGGGCGTCTCACTGCCGCGTACCGTCCAACAGCAGTACGACGCCGGCCGCAAGGTCGCCAAGTCGGACCTGCAGCCCGGCGACATCATCTACTGGTACAACAGCACCCAGCACAACGGCATGTACGTCGGTAACGGCAAGGCCATCCACGCGCCCCGCACCGGCAAGAACGTGGAAATCGTCCCGTTGGACTCGATGCCGTTCTTCGCCGCCAGCAGGCCCTGA
- a CDS encoding M56 family metallopeptidase has translation MNAAPALVGYTAAVGFVAPRLMLRGSWQHRAPALAAAVWHALAVSFSLGAALAAYSLAMPAEHLHAGLVGLLHTCGVDVGTAQPDPNTADRLAVGVPAAIGIALVASFVFHVVRARRVRTEHRDAVDLVGRRSARLRATVLPYDVPAAYCLPGRDPRIVISDAAVRELTPEQLAAVLEHEQAHIVGRHHLFLAAMEAFHSVFRWLPLARQAREQTALLLEMIADDRALRSHSHEVLATAMYEMAAARTPKGALAAGGQNVLIRLKRVLGPRKAPHPALWGSAAAAVVTVPLLPLLVACPPGLG, from the coding sequence GTGAACGCGGCCCCTGCCCTGGTCGGCTACACGGCAGCGGTGGGGTTCGTCGCTCCGCGCCTCATGCTGCGCGGCAGCTGGCAGCACCGGGCCCCCGCCCTGGCGGCGGCGGTGTGGCACGCCCTGGCGGTCTCCTTCTCGCTCGGGGCCGCGCTGGCCGCGTACAGCCTGGCCATGCCGGCCGAGCACCTGCACGCGGGTCTGGTGGGCCTGCTGCATACCTGCGGAGTGGACGTGGGCACGGCTCAGCCCGATCCGAACACCGCGGACCGGCTTGCCGTCGGCGTCCCCGCCGCGATCGGGATCGCCCTGGTGGCAAGCTTCGTCTTCCATGTCGTACGAGCCCGTCGGGTGCGGACCGAGCATCGGGATGCCGTCGACCTGGTGGGCCGCCGCTCGGCCCGGCTCCGCGCCACCGTCCTGCCGTACGACGTGCCCGCCGCCTACTGCCTGCCCGGCCGGGACCCCCGGATCGTGATCAGCGACGCGGCCGTACGCGAACTGACACCCGAGCAGCTCGCCGCCGTTCTCGAGCACGAGCAGGCCCACATCGTGGGACGTCACCACTTGTTCCTGGCCGCGATGGAAGCCTTCCACTCGGTGTTCCGGTGGCTGCCGCTGGCCCGCCAGGCCCGGGAGCAGACGGCGCTCCTGCTGGAGATGATCGCGGACGACCGCGCACTGCGCAGCCACTCCCACGAGGTGCTGGCCACGGCGATGTACGAGATGGCGGCGGCCCGCACCCCGAAGGGCGCCTTGGCAGCGGGCGGCCAGAATGTACTGATCCGCCTGAAGCGAGTCCTCGGGCCCCGCAAGGCTCCGCACCCCGCCCTGTGGGGTTCTGCGGCCGCCGCGGTCGTGACGGTGCCGCTGCTGCCGCTGCTGGTCGCCTGTCCGCCAGGTCTCGGCTGA
- a CDS encoding BlaI/MecI/CopY family transcriptional regulator — translation MRRLGDLEAEIMDRLWTWNRPATVREVVDDINKTRPVAYTTVMTVTNILYNKGWLLRGKQGRAWLYTPVRSREAYAAALMEDGLGESKDRPAALVEFVSNMSEDEMAALRKALRTAGRQDKAKP, via the coding sequence ATGCGACGGCTAGGGGATCTCGAGGCAGAGATCATGGATCGTCTCTGGACGTGGAACCGTCCGGCGACGGTGCGGGAGGTCGTCGATGACATCAACAAGACGCGTCCCGTCGCGTACACCACGGTGATGACCGTCACCAACATCCTGTACAACAAGGGCTGGTTGCTGCGGGGCAAGCAGGGTCGCGCCTGGTTGTACACACCCGTACGCAGCCGCGAGGCGTACGCCGCCGCGCTCATGGAGGACGGTTTGGGAGAGAGCAAGGACCGCCCGGCCGCGCTGGTCGAATTCGTCTCGAATATGTCTGAGGACGAGATGGCCGCCCTGCGCAAGGCCCTGCGGACAGCGGGACGACAGGACAAGGCCAAACCGTGA
- a CDS encoding heavy-metal-associated domain-containing protein — MSCSHCESAVKEGVSALDSVVEVQVDIPTGRVTVTSATPLDDTRMARPPARRVTNSQGELTISPSRRKPDRAAVYYGLAYSVAKGSQGDATARGSRGRDHGSSLDVEPSGDGAGGRR; from the coding sequence ATGTCATGCAGCCACTGCGAGAGCGCCGTGAAAGAAGGGGTCTCGGCACTCGACAGCGTCGTCGAAGTACAGGTCGACATCCCCACGGGCCGCGTCACCGTGACGTCCGCCACCCCGCTTGACGACACCCGGATGGCGAGGCCGCCGGCGAGGCGAGTTACGAACTCCCAGGGCGAGCTGACGATTTCGCCCTCGCGCCGAAAGCCCGACCGAGCGGCCGTCTACTATGGCCTTGCGTACTCAGTGGCGAAAGGAAGTCAGGGCGATGCGACGGCTAGGGGATCTCGAGGCAGAGATCATGGATCGTCTCTGGACGTGGAACCGTCCGGCGACGGTGCGGGAGGTCGTCGATGA
- a CDS encoding DUF6153 family protein, translated as MTRFGQLPRPHSTVQSCGLLVCALLLGLLGMHGLGPVPEVTAASGYDRMVSVAHTDVMASMPGECDHGEGGCSGHTDHADPTCASASVAGGPVVAPALLPAVAACAGTADVPASAVGSEPDGGRAPPSLSELQLLRI; from the coding sequence GTGACCCGCTTCGGACAGCTCCCTCGACCGCACTCGACGGTGCAGTCCTGCGGGCTGCTCGTATGCGCCCTGCTTCTGGGCCTGCTCGGTATGCACGGACTCGGGCCGGTCCCGGAGGTCACCGCTGCCTCAGGGTACGACCGGATGGTGTCGGTCGCGCACACGGACGTCATGGCGTCGATGCCGGGCGAGTGTGATCACGGCGAGGGCGGCTGTTCGGGCCACACCGACCATGCCGATCCGACCTGCGCTTCGGCCTCCGTCGCCGGGGGTCCCGTAGTGGCACCGGCACTCCTGCCCGCTGTGGCAGCCTGCGCCGGCACGGCGGACGTACCTGCTTCCGCGGTCGGCAGCGAGCCCGACGGCGGACGCGCTCCGCCCTCACTCTCCGAACTTCAGCTCCTGCGGATATAG
- a CDS encoding DUF305 domain-containing protein, translating to MTAHRITALAATAGVAALVLAACGGGGHDMGSMGSDSSPSASASAKAGNHNDADVSFATDMIQHHRQAVEMADLAADRASSQEVEDLATKIKGAQDPEIKTMSGWLTSWGEEVPADMSGMEGHDMGDMSSDMPGMMSSEDMDRLEKASGAEFDKMFLEMMIKHHEGAVEMAETQKADGKYGPAVKLADDVITAQTAEIEQMNKMLGKS from the coding sequence ATGACCGCACACCGCATTACCGCTCTCGCTGCCACCGCGGGAGTGGCAGCCCTCGTCCTCGCCGCCTGTGGCGGCGGAGGGCACGACATGGGGTCCATGGGCTCCGACTCCAGCCCGTCCGCGTCCGCCTCGGCCAAGGCCGGTAACCACAACGACGCAGACGTCTCCTTCGCGACGGACATGATCCAGCACCACCGCCAGGCCGTCGAAATGGCCGACCTGGCCGCCGACCGCGCCTCTTCGCAGGAGGTCGAGGACCTCGCCACGAAGATCAAGGGCGCGCAGGACCCGGAGATCAAGACCATGTCCGGCTGGCTCACCTCGTGGGGCGAGGAGGTCCCCGCGGACATGTCCGGCATGGAGGGCCACGACATGGGCGACATGTCGTCCGACATGCCCGGCATGATGAGCAGCGAGGATATGGACAGGCTGGAGAAGGCCTCCGGCGCCGAGTTCGACAAGATGTTCCTCGAGATGATGATCAAGCATCACGAGGGAGCCGTCGAGATGGCCGAGACTCAGAAGGCCGACGGCAAGTACGGTCCCGCCGTGAAGCTCGCGGACGACGTGATCACGGCCCAGACCGCCGAGATCGAGCAGATGAACAAGATGCTCGGCAAGAGCTGA